One window of the Fundidesulfovibrio soli genome contains the following:
- a CDS encoding YceI family protein, with the protein MTTENFPELTLKDVRLAVESGGAALIDVLPPEHFERRHIPGALNACVYQVVFLDEVAKLAPDKSMPIILAGAGAGSMDVHTAAQKLRRAGYANISVFPGGIEECAEAGYVLEGSAARTLDQPFPAFAPEPRLYKLTSGDTAILWTGRNHNISHHGTLSVSKAEMDFTQGVRSGFKGIFEIDMTSIADKNLEGDPLKDVLEAHLASDDFFFVSLFPTAVFTLTEATPAAEGTATRPNYVMTGQLSLRGVGKTIFFPAHLRMLDDGKIGLHANFDFDRTDWGVIYGSARFFRHLGMHVVYDHISVEIRLVLA; encoded by the coding sequence ATGACCACCGAGAACTTTCCCGAGCTGACGCTGAAGGATGTCAGGCTGGCGGTCGAATCCGGCGGCGCGGCGCTCATTGACGTTCTTCCCCCAGAGCATTTCGAGCGCCGCCACATCCCGGGCGCGCTCAACGCCTGCGTGTACCAGGTGGTCTTCCTGGACGAGGTCGCCAAGCTGGCGCCCGACAAGTCCATGCCCATCATCCTCGCGGGCGCGGGCGCTGGCTCGATGGACGTTCACACCGCGGCCCAGAAGCTGCGCCGGGCCGGATACGCCAACATCTCCGTCTTCCCCGGCGGCATCGAGGAGTGCGCCGAGGCGGGCTACGTCCTGGAGGGCAGCGCGGCCCGGACGCTGGACCAGCCCTTCCCGGCCTTCGCCCCCGAACCCAGGCTCTACAAGCTCACCAGCGGCGACACGGCCATCCTCTGGACAGGCCGCAACCACAACATCAGCCACCACGGCACCCTCTCCGTCTCCAAGGCGGAGATGGACTTCACCCAGGGCGTGCGCAGCGGGTTCAAGGGCATCTTCGAGATCGACATGACCAGCATCGCCGACAAGAACCTCGAAGGCGACCCGCTCAAGGACGTACTGGAGGCCCACCTGGCCTCGGACGACTTCTTCTTCGTCTCTCTCTTCCCCACGGCCGTGTTCACCCTCACGGAGGCCACCCCCGCCGCCGAGGGCACCGCCACCAGGCCCAACTACGTGATGACCGGCCAGCTCTCCCTGCGGGGCGTGGGCAAGACCATCTTCTTCCCGGCCCACCTGCGCATGCTCGACGACGGCAAGATCGGCCTGCACGCCAACTTCGACTTCGACCGCACGGACTGGGGCGTGATCTACGGCTCGGCCAGGTTCTTCAGGCACCTGGGCATGCACGTGGTGTACGACCACATCTCGGTGGAGATCAGGCTCGTGCTGGCCTGA
- a CDS encoding YbjP/YqhG family protein codes for MISRASIDFRRLAFRCLVPLVCFLLAGPVHGRCAADESEAILQVYRPLLAEYSRLVLGVRDSEAIAFALEKNMASTALQKLFKAEQRLRNKEGMGRLDFDLFFNAQDECGKPLRILGLTLETQVALLTVSNGCKGMKPYVFVLVKESGRWVIDDARYDVDGKIWTLQGILKAK; via the coding sequence ATGATCTCGAGAGCAAGCATCGATTTCCGTCGGCTGGCATTCCGTTGCCTGGTGCCGCTGGTGTGTTTCCTCCTGGCCGGTCCAGTCCACGGGCGCTGCGCGGCGGACGAATCGGAAGCCATCCTGCAGGTATATCGGCCGCTGCTTGCGGAATACTCGCGGCTGGTTCTGGGAGTGCGGGACTCGGAGGCCATCGCATTCGCGCTGGAGAAGAACATGGCCTCCACCGCGTTGCAAAAGCTGTTCAAGGCCGAACAGCGGCTCAGGAACAAGGAAGGGATGGGGCGGCTCGACTTTGACCTCTTCTTCAACGCCCAGGACGAGTGCGGCAAGCCGTTGCGTATTCTGGGCCTGACGCTGGAAACGCAGGTAGCCCTCCTGACCGTGAGCAACGGCTGCAAGGGGATGAAGCCCTACGTGTTCGTCCTGGTCAAGGAGTCGGGCCGCTGGGTAATAGACGACGCCCGGTATGACGTCGACGGCAAAATCTGGACCCTGCAGGGCATCCTGAAAGCGAAATAG